The proteins below are encoded in one region of Vibrio sp. ED004:
- a CDS encoding YIP1 family protein, translated as MNPSSNPLVMLLDIFRSPTACFLALYQRSAWGWQPYVVLMLSPFLFWGAYFSNVDFAWLSEELSKQLAQTNPDQLALLDSNTLLASEIISDVFSRTLTIVLLAFWFNLATKPSQHQHSFWRWFAAASVVIFPAVLGDVASYASLILKHGHVMNYAADLNSLNGLIKLPLTSDWSQFASSLPLLLPWYIVLGYAAVLTWTEFERGQALVISGLPWVGYYLIWAIYISVS; from the coding sequence ATGAACCCGTCAAGTAACCCACTCGTCATGCTGTTGGATATATTCCGTTCACCAACAGCGTGTTTCTTAGCGCTTTATCAGCGAAGTGCTTGGGGATGGCAACCCTACGTCGTATTAATGCTCAGCCCATTTTTATTTTGGGGTGCTTATTTTTCGAACGTAGATTTTGCTTGGTTAAGCGAAGAGTTATCAAAACAACTGGCTCAAACTAACCCTGACCAATTGGCGTTACTTGACAGCAATACCTTACTCGCGAGTGAAATCATCAGCGACGTATTTAGCCGAACGTTAACCATCGTTTTGTTGGCGTTCTGGTTTAATCTCGCAACTAAGCCAAGCCAACATCAACATAGCTTTTGGCGCTGGTTCGCAGCGGCATCGGTTGTCATATTCCCGGCTGTTTTAGGTGATGTAGCAAGCTACGCAAGCCTAATCCTCAAGCACGGGCATGTGATGAACTATGCGGCTGACCTGAACAGCTTAAACGGCTTAATCAAGTTACCTCTAACCAGCGACTGGTCTCAGTTTGCAAGCTCATTACCACTGCTATTACCTTGGTACATCGTACTTGGTTACGCAGCCGTACTAACTTGGACTGAGTTTGAACGCGGGCAAGCACTGGTAATTTCAGGTTTGCCTTGGGTTGGTTACTACCTAATCTGGGCGATCTACATTTCAGTGTCGTAA
- a CDS encoding endonuclease/exonuclease/phosphatase family protein: protein MFKKTIIIIAVLITLAIASFHLIFVIPNKPNLITSSQNTSNDIYSCYQNSEPKAIDVSDGLSLTVWNIYKQNRNNWQSELNKFSAGSDLVLLQEASMTDGLRQWVTSGQWGSTRVNAFEAFEQSAGVLNLATHLPIEACAYTHEEPWLQLPKSALWSRYQLSNGEELAVINIHAVNFTFGTEDYEAQLKSLTDNLQKYRGAVIFAGDFNSWSEARFTVLKDALEKVGLTEVTFYPDNRTQFMTGLVLDHVFYRGLEVEKAKAPMTDASDHNPMLVTFKAK, encoded by the coding sequence ATGTTTAAGAAAACCATCATTATTATCGCAGTCTTGATAACGCTTGCTATTGCTAGTTTTCATCTTATCTTCGTGATCCCGAATAAACCCAATCTGATCACTTCCTCTCAAAATACCAGCAATGATATCTACAGTTGCTACCAAAACTCTGAGCCGAAAGCGATTGATGTGTCAGATGGGTTGAGTCTCACCGTCTGGAACATCTACAAGCAGAACCGCAACAACTGGCAGAGCGAACTGAACAAGTTCTCAGCAGGCAGTGATTTAGTACTACTGCAAGAAGCGAGCATGACGGATGGGCTTCGCCAATGGGTGACGAGTGGTCAATGGGGAAGTACTCGTGTTAATGCGTTTGAAGCTTTTGAACAAAGTGCTGGCGTGCTCAACCTAGCGACTCATTTACCGATAGAAGCGTGTGCTTATACTCATGAAGAGCCTTGGCTGCAACTGCCTAAATCGGCTCTTTGGTCTCGTTACCAGTTGAGCAATGGTGAAGAGCTTGCGGTGATCAATATTCACGCGGTGAACTTTACGTTTGGCACGGAAGATTACGAAGCTCAACTCAAAAGCTTGACTGACAACCTGCAAAAATACCGTGGTGCCGTCATCTTTGCTGGCGACTTCAATAGTTGGAGCGAAGCGCGCTTTACGGTATTGAAAGATGCGCTGGAAAAGGTCGGTTTAACCGAGGTGACGTTTTACCCAGATAACCGAACTCAATTTATGACGGGTTTGGTGCTCGACCATGTATTCTATCGAGGTCTAGAGGTAGAAAAAGCAAAAGCGCCCATGACGGACGCTTCTGATCATAATCCAATGTTAGTCACCTTTAAGGCGAAGTAG
- the glnB gene encoding nitrogen regulatory protein P-II, protein MKKIEAIIKPFKLDDVREALAEVGITGMTVSEVKGFGRQKGHTELYRGAEYMVDFLPKVKLEIVVTDEVADQCVDTIIETAQTGKIGDGKIFITDVERVVRIRTGEEDEDAV, encoded by the coding sequence ATGAAAAAGATTGAAGCCATTATCAAGCCATTCAAACTTGATGATGTACGTGAAGCACTTGCAGAAGTGGGTATTACGGGTATGACAGTATCTGAAGTGAAAGGCTTTGGACGTCAGAAAGGTCATACTGAGCTATACCGCGGCGCAGAGTACATGGTCGACTTTTTACCTAAAGTGAAATTGGAAATTGTTGTGACCGACGAAGTGGCTGACCAATGTGTTGATACCATTATCGAGACGGCGCAAACAGGAAAAATTGGCGACGGTAAGATCTTCATTACTGACGTTGAACGTGTAGTACGCATTCGTACTGGCGAAGAAGACGAAGACGCCGTATAA
- a CDS encoding cytochrome c: MKKITLGLVLGFGLLSGNALAGDVAAGQAKAAICAACHGADGIAVIPGYPNLKGQNEQYIASSINAYKNGQRTGGLAAVMQAQASMLNDDDIANLAAYYASLK; encoded by the coding sequence ATGAAGAAAATTACACTAGGATTAGTTCTTGGATTTGGACTATTGAGTGGTAACGCTCTGGCGGGTGATGTTGCTGCGGGTCAAGCTAAAGCAGCAATCTGTGCGGCATGTCATGGTGCCGACGGTATCGCAGTGATCCCAGGTTATCCAAACCTTAAAGGTCAAAACGAGCAATACATCGCTTCATCAATTAACGCATACAAGAACGGCCAGCGCACCGGCGGTTTGGCTGCTGTAATGCAGGCTCAAGCTTCAATGCTGAATGATGATGATATTGCTAATCTAGCTGCTTACTACGCAAGCCTTAAGTAA
- the tilS gene encoding tRNA lysidine(34) synthetase TilS: protein MTHLIDTFTSVLDQSALKPRRLVVAFSGGVDSRVLLELSAQYTQAHDIECHAVHVHHGLSKNADHWAEQCQTWCDALSIPLAIERVSLDVNSGESIEKLARDARYHAFKQHIRYSDVLVTGQHIDDQVETFLLALKRGSGPTGLSSMAKVMPFSGAYIARPMLTVTRTEIEAHARRMGLTWVEDESNQDLRFDRNFIRHQVTPVLTERWPSFRESVSRSAQLCAEQELLLDELLESHFQQALGDSQSLSIEVLSQHSDLLRARLLRMWLSHCNQAMPSQKQLKLIWNEVACAQADANPKLVLNDVEVRRFDHQLYIVKETKDLSSWHADVVLGDSLQLPDGLGALQLMPSQSDAVSNGRNSQNFSLKDSSGALRVIFNPEGLSAHPVGRGHSRKLKKLFQEYQVPSWLRRRTPILMDGERVIAVLGLFVDKNYEGQDCEALWSK from the coding sequence ATGACACACTTAATTGATACCTTCACATCTGTACTTGACCAAAGCGCGCTTAAGCCTCGTCGGTTGGTCGTCGCTTTCAGTGGTGGTGTCGATTCACGAGTGTTGTTGGAGTTATCCGCCCAATATACCCAAGCGCACGACATTGAGTGCCATGCGGTTCATGTTCACCATGGTCTAAGCAAGAATGCAGATCACTGGGCAGAACAATGCCAAACATGGTGTGATGCTTTGTCTATCCCATTAGCTATCGAGCGCGTGTCATTGGATGTTAACAGTGGAGAAAGCATAGAAAAGCTTGCTAGAGATGCTAGATACCACGCCTTCAAACAGCATATTCGATACAGCGATGTGCTTGTCACTGGCCAACACATCGACGACCAAGTCGAGACTTTCCTGTTAGCGTTAAAGCGGGGTAGTGGTCCGACAGGCCTCTCTTCGATGGCGAAAGTGATGCCATTTTCAGGTGCTTATATTGCTCGTCCTATGCTTACAGTTACCAGAACAGAGATTGAAGCGCACGCTCGCCGTATGGGGTTAACTTGGGTCGAAGATGAAAGTAATCAGGATTTGCGTTTCGACCGTAACTTTATTCGTCATCAAGTGACTCCGGTGCTGACTGAGCGTTGGCCGAGCTTTCGTGAATCGGTCAGTCGCAGTGCTCAGCTTTGTGCAGAGCAAGAGTTATTACTCGATGAGTTGCTTGAATCACACTTTCAGCAAGCTTTAGGGGATAGCCAGAGCTTAAGCATTGAGGTGTTATCTCAACACTCAGACTTGTTACGAGCACGGCTGCTAAGAATGTGGTTGAGTCATTGTAATCAAGCAATGCCGAGTCAAAAGCAGCTCAAGCTTATCTGGAATGAAGTGGCGTGTGCTCAGGCTGATGCTAACCCTAAACTGGTGTTGAATGATGTTGAGGTTAGGCGCTTTGATCATCAGCTCTACATAGTGAAAGAGACTAAGGACTTGTCGAGTTGGCATGCCGATGTTGTGCTTGGTGATAGCTTGCAACTGCCCGATGGTTTAGGGGCTCTACAATTAATGCCGTCACAGAGTGATGCTGTATCGAATGGTCGTAACTCGCAAAACTTCAGTTTGAAGGACTCAAGCGGAGCGCTACGAGTGATCTTCAACCCTGAAGGATTATCAGCCCATCCTGTTGGACGCGGCCATAGTCGAAAGCTCAAAAAACTCTTTCAGGAATACCAAGTACCCAGTTGGTTACGACGCAGAACGCCAATATTAATGGATGGTGAGCGAGTGATCGCTGTTTTAGGCTTATTCGTAGATAAAAACTACGAAGGTCAAGATTGTGAAGCGCTTTGGAGCAAGTAG
- the accA gene encoding acetyl-CoA carboxylase carboxyl transferase subunit alpha yields MSLNFLEFEKPIAELEAKIEALRDVSRHGGDTAVDLDKEIEQLEKKSLELKQKIFSDLGAWQVAQLARHPQRPYTKDYLEHAFTEFEEMAGDRAYADDKAIVGGMARLNGRPVMVIGHQKGRETKEKVIRNFGMPKPEGYRKALRLMETAERFNMPIITFIDTAGAYPGVGAEERGQSEAIAKNLKVMAGLSVPVICNVVGEGGSGGALAIGVGDYVNMLQYSTYSVISPEGCASILWRDSDKAPQAAEAMGLIAPRLKELELIDEIIPEPLGGAHRDPVQTAQNMKDMLVKQLEELEQFDNETLLERRYQRLMSYGYC; encoded by the coding sequence ATGAGCCTGAACTTTCTAGAATTTGAAAAGCCTATCGCTGAACTTGAAGCAAAAATCGAAGCGCTACGTGACGTTTCGCGTCACGGTGGTGACACAGCGGTAGATCTAGACAAAGAAATCGAACAACTAGAGAAAAAAAGCTTAGAGCTTAAACAGAAAATCTTTAGTGACTTAGGTGCATGGCAGGTAGCTCAACTTGCTCGTCACCCTCAACGTCCTTACACAAAAGATTACCTGGAGCATGCGTTCACAGAGTTTGAAGAGATGGCGGGCGATCGCGCTTACGCTGACGACAAAGCTATTGTGGGTGGTATGGCTCGTCTAAATGGCCGTCCTGTTATGGTTATTGGTCACCAGAAAGGTCGTGAGACGAAAGAGAAAGTGATCCGTAACTTTGGTATGCCAAAGCCAGAAGGTTACCGTAAGGCGCTACGTCTAATGGAAACGGCTGAGCGTTTCAACATGCCTATCATTACTTTCATCGATACAGCGGGCGCATACCCAGGTGTTGGTGCGGAAGAACGTGGTCAATCTGAAGCTATCGCGAAAAACCTAAAGGTTATGGCTGGTCTTTCTGTTCCTGTTATCTGTAACGTTGTGGGTGAAGGCGGTTCTGGTGGTGCACTAGCGATTGGTGTTGGTGACTACGTGAACATGCTTCAGTACTCTACGTACTCAGTAATCTCTCCAGAAGGTTGTGCTTCAATCTTATGGCGTGATTCAGATAAAGCACCACAAGCGGCTGAAGCGATGGGCCTAATTGCTCCTCGTCTTAAAGAGCTTGAGCTTATCGACGAAATCATTCCTGAGCCTCTAGGTGGCGCGCACCGTGACCCAGTACAGACGGCTCAGAACATGAAAGACATGCTAGTTAAACAGCTAGAAGAGCTAGAGCAGTTTGATAACGAAACGCTTCTTGAGCGTCGTTACCAGCGTCTAATGAGCTACGGCTACTGCTGA
- the dnaE gene encoding DNA polymerase III subunit alpha codes for MSDPKFVHLRVHSDFSMVDGLSKVPPLVKKVAEMGMPALALTDFTNLCGLVKFYGTAHGCGVKPIIGADFLMQSPEFGDELTKLTVIATDNKGYNNLTLLISKAYLRGHVQHQPVIDKEWLIENAEGLIILSGAKEGEIGKALLKGNRELVASNVEFYKTYFPDRFYLELIRTGRPDEESYLHFALELAEQEDLPVVATNEVVFLTEDLFDAHEIRVAIHDGFTMVDPRRPKNYSAQQYLRSEEEMCELFSDIPEALENSVEIAKRCNVTVRLGEYFLPNFPTEGLAIEDFLIKKSEEGLERRLAFLFPDEKVRAERRPEYDERLKIELEVVNNMGFPGYFLIVMEFIQWSKDNDVPVGPGRGSGAGSLVAYALDITDLDPLEYDLLFERFLNPERVSMPDFDIDFCMDKRDQVIDHVAEMYGRDAVSQIITFGTMAAKAVIRDVGRVLGHPFGFVDRISKLVPPDPGMTLEKAFLAEPALPELYDGDEEVRELIDKCRILEGCTRNAGKHAGGVVISPTTITDFAPIYADAEGNFPVTQFDKNDVETAGLVKFDFLGLRTLTIIDWALGLVNPRLKKEGKEPVRIESIPLDDQASFNLLQNSETTAVFQLESRGMKDLIKRLQPDCFEDIIALVALFRPGPLQSGMVDNFIDRKHGREAVSYPDETWQHESLKETLEPTYGIILYQEQVMQIAQILAGYTLGGADMLRRAMGKKKPEEMAKQRGTFKEGAEANGVDGELAMKIFDLVEKFAGYGFNKSHSAAYALVSYQTLWLKTHYPAEFMAAVMTADMDNTEKVIGLVDECFRMKLKLLPPDINSGLYRFNVDEDGAIVYGIGAIKGVGEGPIEAIIEARNKGGYFKDLFDFCARLDLKKVNKRVIEKLILSGALDRLGPHRAAMMASLPDAVKAASQHHHAESFGQSDMFGVLTDAPEEVEHKYTQVPKWPEKVWLEGERETLGLYLTGHPVNAYIKELAKYTSCRLKDATPTRRDQSLTIAGLVIAARVMTTKRGTRIGLMTLDDRSGRMEVMLFSDALDRYAELLEKDKIVVVSGQVSFDDFNGGLKMSAREVMDLGSAREKYARGVSISIDQSQINGQFFERFGQILEPYRAGTVPVNVYYQRADARARLTLGTEWRVTPSDTLLDELKQLLGSSQVELEFN; via the coding sequence ATGTCAGATCCAAAATTTGTTCACCTTCGCGTACACAGTGACTTTTCTATGGTGGATGGCCTCTCTAAGGTGCCGCCATTAGTTAAAAAAGTCGCTGAAATGGGTATGCCTGCTCTAGCACTTACCGACTTTACCAACCTTTGTGGTTTGGTTAAGTTCTACGGTACTGCTCATGGGTGCGGGGTTAAACCAATTATTGGTGCTGACTTCTTGATGCAGTCTCCAGAGTTCGGTGACGAGTTGACTAAGCTCACCGTCATTGCAACCGACAATAAAGGTTATAACAACCTAACGCTGCTTATCTCAAAAGCTTACCTTCGTGGTCATGTACAGCATCAGCCTGTTATCGATAAAGAGTGGCTGATTGAGAATGCCGAAGGCCTGATTATTTTGTCGGGTGCGAAAGAAGGTGAGATTGGTAAAGCGTTACTGAAAGGTAATCGTGAGCTGGTTGCAAGCAATGTCGAGTTTTACAAAACATACTTCCCTGATCGTTTTTACCTTGAGCTGATTCGTACCGGACGTCCTGATGAAGAGTCTTACCTGCACTTTGCATTGGAACTGGCTGAGCAAGAAGACTTACCTGTTGTTGCAACCAATGAAGTAGTATTCCTAACTGAAGATCTTTTTGATGCCCATGAAATCCGCGTGGCGATTCATGATGGCTTTACCATGGTCGATCCTCGACGTCCTAAAAACTACAGCGCGCAACAGTACCTTCGTAGCGAAGAAGAGATGTGTGAGTTGTTCTCAGATATCCCAGAAGCACTTGAGAACAGTGTTGAGATTGCCAAGCGTTGTAACGTAACGGTTCGTTTAGGCGAATACTTCCTGCCTAACTTCCCAACGGAAGGTTTGGCGATTGAAGATTTCTTGATTAAGAAGTCAGAAGAAGGCCTTGAGCGACGTCTAGCGTTTCTATTCCCGGATGAAAAAGTGCGTGCTGAGCGCAGACCGGAATACGATGAGCGACTCAAGATCGAGCTCGAAGTTGTCAATAACATGGGGTTCCCAGGTTACTTCCTGATCGTAATGGAGTTCATCCAGTGGTCTAAAGATAACGATGTGCCAGTAGGCCCAGGCCGTGGTTCTGGTGCCGGCTCTCTAGTAGCTTACGCTCTGGATATCACCGATCTCGATCCACTTGAATACGATCTACTGTTCGAACGTTTCTTGAACCCAGAACGTGTCTCGATGCCCGATTTCGATATCGACTTCTGTATGGATAAGCGTGACCAAGTTATCGACCACGTTGCCGAAATGTATGGTCGTGATGCGGTATCTCAGATCATCACCTTTGGTACCATGGCGGCGAAAGCGGTAATCCGCGACGTAGGCCGTGTACTGGGTCACCCGTTTGGTTTCGTCGATCGAATTTCAAAGCTTGTACCGCCAGATCCGGGTATGACGCTAGAGAAAGCATTCCTTGCTGAACCTGCATTGCCAGAGCTTTACGATGGCGATGAAGAAGTTCGTGAGCTGATTGATAAGTGTCGCATCCTTGAAGGTTGTACGCGAAATGCGGGTAAGCACGCGGGTGGTGTTGTTATCTCACCAACCACGATCACTGACTTCGCACCAATTTATGCCGATGCCGAAGGTAACTTCCCAGTAACGCAATTCGATAAGAATGACGTTGAAACCGCTGGTTTGGTTAAGTTCGACTTCTTGGGTCTGCGTACCCTGACCATCATCGACTGGGCGCTAGGCCTAGTGAACCCACGATTGAAGAAAGAGGGTAAAGAACCGGTTCGTATCGAGTCGATTCCTCTTGATGACCAAGCCTCGTTCAACCTATTACAAAATTCTGAAACCACCGCGGTATTCCAGCTGGAATCGCGTGGTATGAAAGACCTGATCAAACGTCTACAACCCGACTGTTTTGAAGATATCATCGCATTAGTAGCCTTGTTCCGTCCGGGTCCTCTGCAATCGGGCATGGTAGATAACTTTATCGACCGTAAACACGGCCGAGAAGCGGTTTCTTACCCTGATGAAACGTGGCAACACGAATCGTTGAAAGAGACACTAGAACCGACCTACGGCATCATCCTGTATCAAGAGCAGGTAATGCAGATCGCACAGATTCTGGCGGGCTATACGCTTGGCGGAGCGGATATGTTGCGTCGTGCAATGGGTAAGAAAAAGCCAGAAGAGATGGCGAAACAGCGTGGTACCTTCAAAGAGGGTGCTGAAGCCAACGGTGTTGATGGCGAACTGGCCATGAAGATCTTTGACTTGGTAGAGAAATTTGCGGGCTACGGCTTTAACAAATCTCACTCGGCTGCATACGCACTGGTTTCTTACCAAACGCTGTGGTTGAAAACGCACTACCCAGCGGAATTTATGGCTGCGGTAATGACGGCGGATATGGATAACACTGAGAAGGTTATTGGCCTTGTTGATGAGTGTTTCCGTATGAAGCTCAAGCTGCTCCCACCTGATATCAACTCGGGCTTGTACCGCTTTAACGTGGATGAAGATGGCGCGATTGTTTATGGTATCGGCGCGATCAAAGGGGTTGGTGAAGGCCCGATCGAAGCGATTATCGAAGCGCGCAATAAGGGCGGTTACTTTAAAGACTTATTCGACTTCTGTGCACGCCTTGATCTGAAGAAGGTCAATAAACGTGTTATCGAAAAGTTGATTCTATCCGGTGCCTTAGATAGATTAGGTCCTCATCGTGCAGCGATGATGGCTTCATTGCCGGATGCGGTTAAAGCGGCAAGCCAACATCACCACGCTGAGTCCTTTGGACAGTCGGATATGTTTGGCGTGTTGACTGATGCTCCAGAAGAGGTTGAGCACAAGTATACCCAAGTGCCTAAATGGCCTGAGAAGGTTTGGCTTGAGGGTGAACGTGAAACGCTTGGTTTGTATCTAACGGGTCATCCAGTTAACGCTTACATCAAAGAATTGGCGAAATACACCAGCTGTCGTTTGAAGGATGCCACGCCAACGCGTCGTGACCAGTCATTAACGATTGCAGGTTTAGTGATTGCGGCGAGGGTGATGACCACTAAACGCGGCACACGAATCGGTTTGATGACACTTGATGACCGATCTGGCCGAATGGAAGTGATGTTGTTCTCAGATGCGCTCGATCGCTACGCAGAATTGCTCGAAAAAGACAAAATTGTGGTCGTTTCTGGACAGGTCAGCTTTGATGACTTCAACGGTGGGCTTAAAATGTCCGCGCGCGAGGTCATGGACTTAGGAAGCGCCCGTGAAAAATATGCTCGTGGGGTATCGATATCTATCGACCAATCCCAGATTAATGGTCAATTTTTTGAACGCTTTGGTCAAATCTTAGAACCTTATAGAGCCGGAACGGTCCCAGTCAATGTATACTACCAACGTGCCGACGCTAGAGCGCGGTTAACATTGGGCACAGAATGGCGCGTGACGCCAAGTGATACATTACTAGACGAATTAAAACAGCTGCTTGGAAGTAGCCAAGTAGAACTCGAATTTAACTAA
- the rnhB gene encoding ribonuclease HII gives MAVKEKKELPPFEYPQGYQLFAGVDEVGRGPLVGDVVTAAVILDPNNPIEGLNDSKKLSEKKRLALLPEIKEKALAWSVGRCSPQEIDELNILQATMVAMQRAIAGLSVQPDMALIDGNRVPDLPMDGLAIVKGDLRVAEISAASIIAKVVRDQEMEELDKLHPEFGFAKHKGYPTKAHFEAIEKHGVTEHYRKSFKPVKRILGID, from the coding sequence ATGGCAGTAAAAGAGAAAAAAGAGCTTCCTCCGTTTGAATATCCGCAAGGTTACCAGTTGTTTGCTGGTGTGGATGAAGTAGGGCGCGGGCCATTGGTAGGCGATGTGGTTACTGCTGCGGTTATCCTCGATCCAAATAATCCAATCGAAGGCTTAAACGATTCAAAAAAACTGTCTGAGAAAAAGCGCCTTGCTCTGCTTCCTGAAATTAAAGAGAAAGCCTTGGCATGGTCTGTTGGTCGTTGTTCGCCACAAGAAATTGATGAATTAAATATTCTGCAGGCAACCATGGTCGCTATGCAGCGCGCTATCGCCGGGTTGAGCGTTCAGCCTGATATGGCATTGATCGATGGCAACCGTGTACCTGACCTACCAATGGACGGTCTGGCTATTGTAAAGGGCGATTTACGAGTAGCAGAGATCAGTGCAGCGTCTATTATCGCTAAAGTGGTTCGCGACCAAGAAATGGAAGAACTCGACAAGTTGCATCCAGAATTTGGTTTTGCGAAACACAAAGGTTACCCAACTAAAGCGCATTTCGAAGCGATTGAAAAACATGGTGTTACCGAGCATTACCGTAAGAGCTTTAAGCCAGTAAAGCGTATTCTAGGCATTGATTAA
- the lpxB gene encoding lipid-A-disaccharide synthase: MAQQETATNSTDFVSNEPLRVGIVVGELSGDTLGEGFIKAIKSQYPNAEFVGIGGPKMKALGCESLFEMEELAVMGLVEVLGRLPRLLKVKAELVKYFTQNPPDVFVGIDAPDFNLRLELDLKNAGIKTVHYVSPSVWAWRPKRIFKIDKATDLVLAFLPFEKAFYDKYNVACEFVGHTLADAIPLEPSKQDARELLGLEQDKQWLAVLPGSRGGEMGLIAQPFIETCQRIKQKYPDINFVVALVNEQRKKQFTEIWQATAPELEFTLVEDTATNVITAADSVLLASGTVALECMLLKRPMVVGYKVNKLTGYIVKKLAITEFVSLPNILAGEEIVKEHILEECHPDFLFPSVDKMLSADNSALIERFTEMHHWIRKDADKQAANAVLKLIGREFVES, encoded by the coding sequence ATGGCACAGCAAGAAACAGCAACCAACAGCACGGACTTTGTTTCGAATGAACCTCTGCGCGTAGGTATCGTTGTCGGAGAACTCTCTGGTGACACGCTTGGCGAAGGTTTTATCAAAGCAATCAAATCACAATACCCGAATGCTGAATTTGTCGGTATTGGCGGACCCAAAATGAAGGCGCTTGGTTGTGAGTCTCTTTTCGAGATGGAAGAGCTGGCTGTCATGGGCTTAGTTGAAGTACTTGGCCGTTTACCTCGCTTATTAAAAGTGAAAGCGGAGCTGGTGAAGTATTTCACTCAAAACCCGCCAGATGTGTTTGTGGGTATCGATGCGCCTGACTTCAACCTAAGACTTGAACTCGATCTTAAGAACGCTGGTATTAAAACGGTTCATTACGTGAGCCCCTCAGTGTGGGCTTGGCGTCCTAAACGTATCTTTAAAATCGACAAAGCCACCGACTTGGTTTTGGCTTTCCTACCATTCGAGAAAGCGTTTTACGATAAATACAACGTTGCCTGTGAATTTGTTGGCCACACGCTGGCAGACGCTATTCCTTTAGAACCAAGCAAACAAGATGCACGTGAGCTGTTAGGCTTAGAGCAAGACAAACAGTGGTTAGCCGTATTGCCGGGCAGTCGAGGTGGTGAGATGGGTTTGATCGCTCAACCATTTATCGAAACGTGCCAGCGCATTAAGCAAAAATACCCTGACATCAATTTCGTTGTTGCGCTTGTGAATGAACAGCGAAAAAAACAGTTTACTGAAATCTGGCAAGCGACAGCACCTGAGCTTGAATTCACGTTAGTTGAAGATACGGCAACCAACGTGATTACCGCTGCTGACTCTGTACTTCTGGCTTCCGGCACAGTGGCTCTTGAGTGTATGTTACTGAAGCGCCCAATGGTTGTTGGCTACAAAGTGAATAAGCTGACTGGCTATATTGTGAAGAAGCTAGCGATCACTGAGTTCGTATCACTGCCGAATATTCTGGCTGGTGAAGAGATCGTGAAAGAGCACATTCTTGAAGAGTGCCACCCTGACTTCTTGTTCCCTTCTGTCGACAAAATGCTATCAGCTGACAACAGTGCATTGATCGAACGTTTTACCGAGATGCACCACTGGATTCGTAAAGATGCTGATAAGCAAGCCGCCAACGCGGTGCTGAAATTGATCGGTCGAGAGTTTGTTGAATCATAA
- the lpxA gene encoding acyl-ACP--UDP-N-acetylglucosamine O-acyltransferase, with product MIHETAKIHPAAVIEGDVTIGANVTVGPFTYIAGNVTIGDDTEIMSHVVIKGHTTIGKENRIFPHAVIGEENQDKKYGGEDTTVVIGDRNVIREAVQIHRGTVQDKATTVIGDDNLLCVNAHVAHDVIVGNHTHIGNNAILGGHVTVGDYAGVMALSAIHPFCSIGAYAYIGGCSAVVQDVLPYVLAQGNHAAPFGLNLVGLKRNGFEKPEIRALQKAYKELYRSGKTLEEAKAALVEMAKEFTSVAPMLEMLENSERGIIR from the coding sequence ATGATTCATGAAACAGCGAAAATTCACCCGGCAGCAGTAATCGAAGGTGATGTAACTATCGGTGCTAACGTGACGGTTGGGCCTTTCACTTACATTGCTGGTAACGTGACAATTGGTGACGACACAGAAATCATGTCGCATGTTGTGATCAAAGGTCACACTACCATTGGTAAAGAAAACCGCATTTTCCCACACGCTGTTATCGGTGAAGAAAACCAAGATAAGAAATACGGTGGCGAAGATACGACGGTTGTGATCGGTGATCGCAACGTTATTCGTGAAGCGGTTCAAATCCACCGTGGTACGGTTCAAGACAAAGCAACTACTGTAATTGGTGATGACAACCTACTTTGTGTTAATGCTCACGTAGCGCACGATGTTATTGTTGGTAACCATACTCACATTGGTAACAACGCTATTCTTGGCGGACATGTAACGGTTGGCGACTACGCTGGTGTTATGGCACTGTCTGCGATTCACCCATTCTGTTCAATTGGTGCTTACGCATACATTGGCGGCTGCTCTGCTGTTGTTCAAGATGTACTTCCGTACGTACTTGCACAGGGTAACCATGCTGCTCCATTCGGTCTTAACCTAGTGGGCTTGAAGCGTAACGGGTTTGAGAAACCAGAGATTCGTGCACTACAGAAAGCGTACAAAGAGTTATACCGTTCAGGTAAAACGCTTGAAGAAGCGAAAGCGGCCTTAGTTGAAATGGCGAAAGAGTTTACTTCGGTAGCGCCTATGCTAGAAATGCTAGAGAACTCTGAGCGCGGTATTATTCGTTAA